One genomic window of Thermococcus indicus includes the following:
- a CDS encoding ABC transporter ATP-binding protein yields MVKNVLEVKNLKMYYFTNKGVVKAVDDLTFNLKKGEVLGLAGESGCGKSSLGFTLMGMPTAPGKIVGGSIKIDGREIVGLPEDVLRKEVRWQKIAMIFQGAMNALNPVYTVGHQMIEPLLLHKGMSKDDAIDRAQKYLELVGLDPEIVYRYPHELSGGMKQRVIIASALLLEPEVVIADEPTTALDVVVQAQIINLLKKLKKELGLSMIFITHDLSILAEISDRVAIMYAGKIVEIGDSEKIYYEPAHPYTQKLLSAIPRLHEDIERLEFIPGQPPNLINPPKGCRFNPRCPYVMQVCKEQEPELKEVDKDHYAACWLL; encoded by the coding sequence ATGGTCAAGAACGTACTCGAAGTTAAGAACCTCAAGATGTATTACTTCACCAACAAGGGTGTCGTCAAGGCCGTCGATGACCTTACCTTCAACCTCAAGAAGGGTGAGGTGCTGGGACTTGCCGGTGAGAGCGGATGCGGCAAGTCCTCCCTCGGTTTTACCCTTATGGGAATGCCCACCGCACCGGGTAAGATAGTCGGAGGCAGCATCAAGATCGATGGCAGGGAGATAGTCGGTCTCCCCGAGGACGTCCTCAGGAAGGAGGTCCGCTGGCAGAAGATAGCCATGATATTCCAGGGTGCCATGAACGCCCTCAACCCGGTTTACACCGTCGGTCACCAGATGATCGAGCCGCTCCTCCTCCACAAGGGCATGAGCAAGGACGATGCCATTGACAGGGCCCAGAAGTACCTTGAGCTCGTGGGTCTCGACCCCGAGATCGTCTACCGCTACCCCCACGAGCTCTCGGGAGGTATGAAGCAGCGTGTCATCATAGCCTCGGCCCTCCTGCTTGAGCCGGAGGTGGTCATAGCCGATGAGCCGACAACGGCCCTCGATGTCGTTGTCCAGGCCCAGATCATCAACCTCCTGAAGAAGCTCAAGAAGGAGCTCGGTCTCTCTATGATATTCATCACCCACGACCTCAGCATCCTCGCCGAGATCAGCGACCGCGTTGCCATCATGTACGCGGGCAAGATCGTCGAGATTGGAGACAGCGAGAAGATCTACTACGAGCCGGCCCACCCGTACACCCAGAAGCTCCTCTCAGCCATACCGAGGCTCCACGAGGACATTGAGAGGCTTGAGTTCATCCCGGGACAGCCGCCCAACCTCATCAACCCGCCAAAGGGATGCCGCTTCAACCCAAGGTGCCCCTACGTTATGCAGGTCTGTAAGGAACAGGAACCCGAGCTGAAGGAAGTTGATAAGGACCACTACGCCGCATGCTGGCTGCTGTGA
- a CDS encoding ABC transporter ATP-binding protein, whose product MAEPVLKVENLKKYFPIKRGFVDTIKGAPQKKVHAVDGISFEIYKQQVFALVGESGCGKSTTGKLIVKLLEPTDGRIYLEGNDVTHVKTREEILNYRRHVQMIFQDPFSSMNPRFRIFDILEEPLLIHGIGETKAEREELIYKALEMVKITPPEDYVGRFPHMLSGGQRQRVAIARALILNPTFVVADEPVSMLDVSIRAEVLELMKELKEKMGVTYLYITHDMSTARYFADWMAVMYLGRIVEMGPVEKVIDNPLHPYTRALLSAVPEPKPERRNVIKELPIKGEVPNAVDIPPGCRFHPRCIYAQKGLCDTKHPQLVEYEHNHFAECHLVGKY is encoded by the coding sequence ATGGCCGAGCCGGTACTTAAAGTTGAAAACCTCAAGAAGTACTTCCCCATCAAGAGAGGCTTCGTGGACACCATCAAGGGTGCCCCGCAGAAGAAGGTTCACGCCGTTGACGGCATAAGCTTCGAGATATACAAGCAGCAGGTCTTCGCACTGGTTGGTGAGAGCGGCTGTGGTAAGTCCACCACCGGAAAGCTCATCGTCAAGCTCCTCGAGCCGACGGACGGAAGGATATACCTTGAGGGCAACGACGTCACCCACGTCAAGACCAGGGAGGAGATACTCAACTACCGCAGGCATGTGCAGATGATATTCCAGGACCCATTCAGTTCGATGAACCCGCGCTTCAGGATATTCGACATCCTCGAGGAGCCGCTGCTCATACACGGCATCGGTGAAACCAAGGCCGAGCGCGAGGAGCTCATCTACAAGGCCCTCGAGATGGTCAAGATAACCCCGCCGGAGGACTACGTCGGCAGGTTCCCGCACATGCTCTCCGGTGGTCAGAGGCAGCGTGTGGCCATAGCCAGGGCCCTCATCCTCAACCCGACCTTCGTCGTCGCCGACGAGCCGGTCTCGATGCTTGACGTGTCCATCCGTGCAGAGGTTCTCGAGCTGATGAAGGAGCTCAAGGAGAAGATGGGCGTCACCTACCTCTACATCACCCACGACATGTCCACCGCCAGGTACTTCGCCGACTGGATGGCGGTCATGTACCTGGGCAGGATTGTAGAGATGGGACCGGTAGAGAAGGTCATCGACAACCCGCTCCACCCGTACACAAGGGCACTGCTCTCCGCCGTTCCGGAGCCCAAACCGGAGCGCAGGAACGTCATCAAGGAGCTGCCCATCAAGGGTGAGGTTCCCAACGCCGTTGACATACCGCCCGGATGCCGCTTCCACCCGAGGTGCATCTACGCCCAGAAGGGACTCTGCGACACCAAGCACCCGCAGCTCGTCGAGTACGAGCACAACCACTTCGCCGAGTGCCACCTCGTCGGCAAGTACTGA
- a CDS encoding NAD+ synthase: MRELDYSAVIERITGFIRESVDGAGADGVVVGISGGIDSATVAYLAVEALGKERVLGLIMPYYENRDLDDARLVCESLGIDYKVVNIKPIVDEFERAVGGLDTRSRGNVMARTRMVLLYAHANAKNYLVLGTSNRSEVLTGYFTKWGDGASDYAPLINLYKTEVWEIAKLLGVPERIIKKKPSAGLWEGQTDEDELGISYRLLDEILWRMIDLGMEKAEIARELGISVERVEYVERLVKGSEHKRRLPVGPAL, translated from the coding sequence ATGAGGGAGCTTGATTACAGCGCCGTCATTGAGAGGATAACCGGGTTCATAAGGGAGAGCGTTGATGGAGCCGGCGCCGATGGCGTCGTCGTTGGTATAAGCGGGGGCATAGACAGCGCCACCGTCGCATATCTCGCCGTGGAGGCCCTCGGAAAGGAGCGGGTTCTTGGCCTGATAATGCCCTACTACGAGAACCGCGACCTTGACGACGCCCGGCTCGTCTGCGAGAGCCTGGGGATTGACTACAAGGTGGTCAACATAAAACCCATCGTCGATGAGTTCGAGAGGGCCGTTGGGGGGCTCGACACCAGGAGCAGGGGAAACGTGATGGCAAGGACGAGGATGGTCCTGCTTTATGCCCACGCCAACGCCAAAAACTACCTCGTCCTCGGAACCAGCAACAGGAGCGAGGTTCTCACGGGATACTTCACCAAATGGGGTGACGGTGCCAGCGACTACGCCCCGCTCATAAACCTCTACAAGACCGAGGTCTGGGAGATAGCAAAGCTCCTTGGAGTTCCGGAGAGGATAATCAAAAAGAAGCCGTCGGCCGGCCTGTGGGAGGGACAGACGGACGAGGACGAGCTCGGGATAAGCTACCGCCTCCTCGACGAGATACTCTGGCGCATGATTGACCTTGGAATGGAGAAGGCTGAAATAGCGAGGGAGCTTGGAATAAGCGTCGAGAGGGTCGAATACGTCGAAAGACTGGTAAAGGGCAGCGAGCACAAGAGGCGCCTTCCGGTTGGCCCTGCCCTCTGA
- a CDS encoding EamA family transporter, translating into MRRGYLLVFLAASSWGTLGIFAKYLDGFGLSPFTMVFYRVLFALMLLGTYLELRGIGLSIGRERLKFYAIYGFFSIFLFYTLYFYTVTISSVSFAVLLLYTAPVYSIVLGRLIFKEPLRREKLIALFMVMAGVVLVNGSGAEFSTRALLFGLLTGLTYALYGVLAKLAVRKEEPEKALFYTLLFGLLFLLPFTDFSVPTAAVPYLFALALFPTFLGYILYNHALKEVEVSRASIVATIEPVVAIVLAFVLFGERLSAAQLAGAALIIGGSMIVHMGEKEGPKEAR; encoded by the coding sequence ATGAGGAGGGGATACCTCTTAGTTTTTCTAGCCGCGTCTAGCTGGGGTACCCTTGGGATATTTGCCAAGTACCTCGACGGCTTCGGCCTCAGCCCGTTCACGATGGTCTTTTACCGCGTTCTCTTCGCGCTGATGCTCCTCGGTACGTACCTTGAGCTCAGGGGGATTGGACTGTCCATAGGGAGGGAGAGGCTGAAGTTCTACGCCATCTACGGATTCTTCAGCATCTTCCTCTTCTACACCCTCTACTTCTACACCGTGACCATCTCATCGGTCTCCTTCGCGGTTCTCCTCCTCTACACCGCCCCGGTGTACTCGATAGTCCTGGGCAGGTTGATCTTCAAAGAGCCCCTGAGGAGGGAGAAGCTCATCGCCCTCTTCATGGTCATGGCGGGCGTAGTCCTCGTCAACGGTTCCGGGGCCGAGTTCTCGACCCGGGCGCTCCTCTTCGGCCTCCTGACCGGACTGACCTACGCTCTCTACGGGGTTCTGGCCAAGCTCGCGGTGAGGAAGGAGGAGCCCGAGAAGGCCCTCTTCTACACCCTCCTGTTTGGACTCCTGTTCCTCCTTCCCTTCACTGACTTCAGCGTCCCAACGGCGGCGGTTCCGTATCTCTTCGCACTGGCGCTCTTCCCAACGTTTCTCGGTTACATCCTCTACAACCACGCGCTGAAGGAGGTTGAGGTCAGCAGGGCCAGCATAGTTGCCACCATAGAACCCGTGGTCGCCATAGTCCTGGCGTTCGTTCTCTTTGGCGAGAGGCTGAGTGCGGCACAGCTCGCCGGCGCCGCCCTGATCATAGGGGGCTCAATGATAGTGCACATGGGGGAGAAGGAGGGGCCGAAGGAAGCCCGCTAG
- the glnA gene encoding type I glutamate--ammonia ligase, protein MNEISTVGIGHGARSPGFVQLVFVDINGVPKGMEIPVDRYEDALAEGIAFDGSSIPGFQGIEDSDLVLKPDPTTYAEVPWEGIARVYGYIYKDGSPYGADPRGVLRAAIERLEKEGFRAYIGPEPEFYLFKKNGTWELHIPDSGGYFDLVTLDRARTLRREIALYMPAFGLVPEVLHHEVGKSQHEIDFRYDEALKTADNIVSFKYIVKAVAEMRGLYATFMPKPIHGFPGNGMHLHISLWRDGENAFIGEDGLSETALHFLGGLLKHARALSAVTNPTVNSYKRLVPGYEAPVYISWGYRNRSTLIRVPAFWGNGARIEYRCPDPSANPYLAFAAVLMAGLDGIKRRLEPEAYTEANVYEMEDSERAGLGIGTLPGSLGEALDELKRDRVVREALGGAYGNFVEYKEREWEDYLEYLASRDIPPETKKVTEWELERYFHV, encoded by the coding sequence ATGAACGAAATTTCCACGGTTGGAATTGGTCATGGGGCAAGGTCTCCGGGGTTCGTCCAGCTGGTCTTCGTCGACATCAACGGGGTTCCAAAGGGCATGGAGATACCCGTGGATAGATACGAAGACGCGCTGGCGGAGGGGATAGCCTTTGACGGCTCCTCAATTCCGGGCTTCCAGGGAATAGAGGACAGCGACCTCGTTCTGAAGCCCGATCCGACCACCTACGCAGAGGTTCCGTGGGAGGGAATAGCGAGGGTCTACGGATACATCTACAAGGACGGAAGCCCCTACGGCGCGGATCCGAGGGGGGTGCTCAGGGCGGCGATCGAGAGGCTTGAGAAGGAGGGATTCAGGGCATACATCGGCCCGGAGCCGGAGTTCTACCTCTTCAAAAAGAACGGAACCTGGGAGCTCCACATCCCCGACAGCGGGGGCTATTTTGACCTCGTCACCCTCGACAGGGCCCGCACACTGAGGAGGGAGATAGCGCTCTACATGCCGGCCTTTGGCCTCGTCCCGGAGGTTCTCCATCACGAGGTCGGGAAGTCCCAGCACGAGATAGACTTCCGCTACGATGAGGCCCTCAAAACGGCGGACAACATAGTCAGCTTCAAATACATCGTCAAAGCGGTAGCCGAGATGCGCGGTTTATACGCGACCTTCATGCCCAAGCCCATCCACGGATTTCCCGGGAACGGGATGCACCTCCACATAAGCCTCTGGAGGGACGGGGAGAACGCGTTCATCGGGGAGGACGGCCTCAGTGAGACCGCACTGCACTTCCTCGGCGGTCTGCTGAAGCACGCGAGGGCCCTCTCAGCCGTCACGAACCCGACGGTGAACAGCTACAAGCGCCTCGTCCCCGGCTACGAGGCCCCCGTTTACATCAGCTGGGGCTACCGCAACAGGAGCACCCTGATAAGGGTCCCCGCGTTCTGGGGCAACGGAGCCAGGATAGAGTACAGGTGTCCGGACCCCAGCGCCAACCCATACCTGGCATTCGCGGCGGTTCTAATGGCCGGACTCGACGGAATAAAAAGAAGGCTGGAGCCGGAGGCGTACACCGAGGCAAACGTCTACGAGATGGAAGACTCCGAGAGGGCCGGACTCGGGATAGGTACCCTGCCCGGAAGCCTCGGGGAGGCCCTTGACGAGCTGAAGAGGGACCGGGTCGTCAGGGAGGCCCTGGGCGGTGCCTACGGGAACTTCGTGGAGTACAAAGAACGCGAGTGGGAAGACTACCTGGAGTACCTGGCCTCACGGGACATTCCCCCGGAAACAAAGAAGGTGACGGAGTGGGAGCTCGAGAGGTACTTCCACGTCTAG
- a CDS encoding DUF61 family protein — protein sequence MTKAEDILNREIARMNLHLPALRPTLSQLLAEGEPGVRLRDGSYHYFRRSELEYLRGLVDGDECERLRVPIVLEISTLHRGYFRVRGRIEVKVIDKVLGNYSILEEKDEELYPRYLLPRIRRALPTTTTYAFIAE from the coding sequence ATGACAAAAGCGGAGGACATACTGAACCGCGAGATAGCGAGGATGAACCTTCACCTTCCCGCGCTTCGTCCCACCCTTTCCCAGCTCCTGGCGGAGGGGGAGCCAGGAGTTAGGCTCCGCGACGGGAGCTATCACTACTTCCGGCGCTCCGAGCTCGAGTACCTGAGGGGCCTTGTGGACGGTGATGAGTGCGAGCGCCTCAGGGTGCCCATAGTCCTGGAGATAAGCACCCTCCACAGGGGCTACTTCAGGGTCAGGGGGCGCATTGAGGTCAAGGTCATAGATAAAGTCCTTGGTAACTACAGCATCCTTGAGGAAAAGGACGAGGAGCTTTATCCCCGCTACCTGCTCCCGAGGATTAGACGGGCTCTCCCGACCACCACAACCTACGCGTTCATAGCGGAGTGA